One Psychrobacillus glaciei genomic region harbors:
- a CDS encoding histidine phosphatase family protein encodes MTKVGLVRHGITEWNELSRAQGISDIPLNRVGIKQAQALAERLSLEEKWDVIISSDLSRAKETAQIIANKFNTSISIYDQRIREINCGEIEGTTEEERLQKWGSNWREIDLGMEKFEKVAKRGSEFLEEAVITYKDKRILVVSHGALIGLTLQQLLPEMFPTTYIENTSVTILENIRSKWSCDLYNCTKHF; translated from the coding sequence ATGACAAAAGTAGGGTTAGTAAGGCATGGAATTACAGAATGGAATGAACTTAGTAGAGCACAAGGGATTTCTGATATCCCTTTAAATCGAGTTGGTATAAAACAAGCCCAAGCATTGGCGGAGAGGCTTTCTCTAGAGGAGAAATGGGATGTCATCATTTCAAGTGATTTATCACGTGCAAAAGAAACTGCACAAATAATCGCAAATAAGTTTAATACGTCTATTTCTATTTATGACCAGAGAATTCGTGAAATTAATTGTGGGGAAATAGAAGGAACAACTGAAGAAGAACGACTTCAAAAATGGGGAAGTAATTGGAGAGAAATAGATTTAGGTATGGAGAAATTTGAAAAAGTGGCTAAAAGGGGTTCCGAATTTTTAGAAGAAGCGGTGATTACATATAAAGACAAGCGAATACTCGTAGTAAGCCATGGTGCATTAATAGGACTTACTTTACAACAATTGCTTCCCGAAATGTTTCCAACGACATACATTGAAAATACATCCGTAACCATTCTAGAAAACATACGGTCAAAGTGGAGTTGTGATCTTTATAATTGTACAAAACATTTTTGA